In Capricornis sumatraensis isolate serow.1 chromosome 16, serow.2, whole genome shotgun sequence, a genomic segment contains:
- the LOC138092988 gene encoding olfactory receptor 9I1-like, which yields MAKNNLTIVTEFILTGFPDYPELEIPLFVAFLSFYLVTLLGNLGMIILIQEDVRLHTPMYFFLSHLSLLDTCYTSVITPQALATLAAGRTVISYGQCAAQFFFFTICAGTECFLLSVMALDRYVAVSSPLLYTEAMPPRICWALVLGAYVCGLTGSILRTSCTFTLSFCDDNQINFFFCDLPPLLKLACSDTKDAEIVIVFFGNFVILVNALVILISYLLIIKAVLKLSSSGGRAKAFSTCASHLTAVALFFGTLAFMYLRSASGTSLEEDKAVSVFYTVVIPMLNPLIYSLRNADVRAAFRKVAGRFQVSQSM from the coding sequence ATGGCCAAGAATAATCTCACCATAGTAACTGAGTTCATCCTCACAGGCTTTCCTGACTATCCTGAGCTGGAGATCCCCCTCTTTGTGGCGTTTCTGAGTTTCTATCTGGTCACCCTTCTGGGGAACCTGGGCATGATCATTCTGATTCAGGAGGATGTCCGGCTCCACACCCCAATGTACTTCTTTCTGAGCCACCTCTCCCTGCTGGACACCTGCTACACCTCGGTCATCACCCCTCAGGCCCTGGCCACCCTGGCCGCAGGCAGGACAGTCATCTCCTATGGCCAGTGTGCAGCCCAGTTCTTCTTCTTCACCATCTGTGCAGGCACGGAGTGTTTCCTGCTGTCGGTGATGGCCCTCGATCGCTACGTGGCTGTCAGCAGCCCGCTGCTCTACACTGAGGCCATGCCTCCCAGGATCTGCTGGGCGCTGGTGCTCGGAGCCTACGTCTGTGGGCTAACAGGGTCCATCCTGCGCACCTCCTGCACATTCACCCTCTCCTTCTGTGACGACAATCAGATCAACTTCTTCTTCTGTGACCTCCCACCCCTGCTGAAGCTGGCCTGCAGTGACACAAAAGATGCAGAGATTGTCATTGTCTTTTTTGGCAACTTTGTGATTTTGGTCAATGCCCTGGTCATCCTGATTTCCTACCTGCTTATCATCAAGGCCGTTTTGAAGCTCAGCTCTTCAGGGGGCAGGGCTAAGGCTTTCTCCACGTGTGCCTCTCACCTCACTGCTGTGGCTCTGTTCTTCGGGACCCTTGCCTTCATGTATCTGCGGAGTGCTTCAGGCACatccctggaggaagacaagGCGGTGTCTGTCTTCTACACTGTGGTCATCCCCATGCTGAACCCTCTGATCTACAGCCTGAGAAACGCAGATGTGAGAGCAGCCTTCAGAAAGGTCGCTGGCAGGTTCCAGGTGTCCCAGAGCATGTAG